The Musa acuminata AAA Group cultivar baxijiao chromosome BXJ1-8, Cavendish_Baxijiao_AAA, whole genome shotgun sequence genomic sequence ATACATGTAGATGATTATGCAAACTGGCAGCAAAGATTACATCATAAGCATGCCATGTTCTCAATTTGAGGTTGAGTTAAGAACATACCTATTAACTATGATCAACATAAGACCACTTAAACATAAGACATATTTTCATACCTGAAGATTCTAAATCAATAAAGCTTTGATCAGTTTGTGATGACAGCAATACTGCTGGAGATGTTATCAACTGTTCTTGATCATTTTGAGTCTTTATAAATCCTTCCAATAAAAATCCAATAGACTTTGGTCTTATTTCTACTGCTTCTCCTCTTATATATTTGTTCATACTTGATCTTTCAGCAATAAGACCCCTCAGTTCTTGCATCGACATTTTCTCAAATATTTGGGGAAGCAAGATTTTAGCTATGACTATAGCACTTTCCTGCAAATTAAACATCAAACAAGCAGAATTAGAAAAACAACATGAAAGCTCAAGCAACCTGAAATAGCATTGGGAAAGCTATAAACAATGAACACATTTTACCTCAATTCCCATTTAgttgtaaaattttttatttacaaCAAGGATATGTAAAAATAACAAATAAGCAAGTAGCACAATGTCTAAATTGCAGAATCATGGAATTCAACTTCTCATAAGAGATATATCTACCTTCCTAGTTGCATAAATAGGTAAGCATATACTATAGACTTCTCTGTGATGCCAAATTATggaaaaaaaatttagtaaacAGCTAAAATATGAGAATGGAGTATAGCAAAAGTACCTGCCAAAGAAAATCTTCAATAGCTGGGTCTGACATAAGTAATGACAGTATCTTTTCTGATTTAATGAAGAAATAATGGACAACAGAATCCGTAACCATGTTGCAAATATATGGCTTTCCAGTTAGAACTTCATataatcccaaagtgcttccatgTGAAAAGGTTGGATGCAGTGAATGCTTGTTTCTCAAGTTCTTACTTGTCCACTGAGAATAAACAAAAAACATGTATCACCATGAAGTTACAAGTACCAAGAAAGCTTAAGTCAAGTATTCACTGTTGTTTGGTTTTCAAGCTCACCTTAACTACTCCAACGGAAATGAACCATATGCCTGTGGGCTTGGAACCCTCTCTATACAAGTTTACACCATGTAATGTCATTGTTTCTTTTGTTGAACTGCCGAGAGGCTCACGGATAGCGGAAGGTAGTGCACCAAGCAAAGGATGGGAGCTTAATAATTCACTGATTTTTGGCATTTTTACCATAGGTGGATTTCTTAGAAGCTTTTTTAAGTCAGTCTGCCATGTTAGAAAAATTAATTTAGTAACAGAAAAACAAAGGAAAGTTCAAAGGTTAGTGATTTGACCAATGAGTAACCTGGACAGCATCATTGAGATGAAACATCTCCTTTTCTTCTAGTAATCCAACTTGTTCAAGATTTTGCACATACTCATTCAGATGTTTCAATATTGAATAAGTTACTTGTCTGGTCTTCACAACACGGAGGACCTACAAATAAAATTAATACAAAGTTGTAGATCAAGCatatcagatatatatatatatatatatatatatatatatatatatatatatatatatatatatacacacacacacacagagagagagagagagagagagagagaatagcaGAGTAAGCCTATGtatttacaagaaaagagaaagaaaaaccaaAACTACGTAGTATAGTAGTTGACTGTCTTTGTTAAGAAGTTACAGACCTGAGGGAATGTAACACGAACATCTTCCAAGAACTTTCTAGCTTCCTCTCCCTCTGCATTGCTTTCATTGATAACGGCAGTAGCAATTACACTCTCACCTGGTAGAGGACGTATAAACACAGTCATACATGCTAAAGATCAAGAATAATTGATAACTCAAAATTATTTTGCTGGTATCTATTACAATTCAGAAAACGATGGAGACCAGTAGGAACCATTTTGAGTTTAAAAATTCATGAAATGAATTTAGCATGGTGAGTAATACTATCTATTAACATagaatcaaaaagaaaaaggtagcagctaacatgtaattttcttcttcttacaGAATATTTCACCTTGATCAACATAGGGCCAATATAtagcacaaagatatgcaaatatatatatatatatataaagtgcacATAGTCAAAGATAATGTACCGAGAAAATCATGGAGTTGTCCCCTTGCTATTCTATGAGCACGAAGAAATGCTGCACATATATAACATGCAGACTCCAATCGTTCCACAGTGAAATATGTGATCAGCCTCCGTGGAAATTTGCTCACTTGAAGGAATCTATAATAGTATGGGAAATGAACACTAGATTTTAAACCCTTCCAATCACATAAAGGATCATTTGCTACTAAATCCATAGCTTCATCAACAGATCGCATCAACAGAGTTGCTGTAGTCTGTGTTATCCTTCCTTCTTCAAGCATTCCCCAATAAGAAGCCTGAACACCTGAAATATTTCTCTCATTAGATCTTCCACAATAAAGTTAGGATTTGGAGAAGTAATATCTTTCATAAATTCAGTAAGTTCAAATGCAACATGAGATAGAGCACTAGCAGATCTTTCAACAAAAACTAGGAAAAGAAATCTGAAGTATACCGGTCAATAAGAAGCTAATTGGCACAAATCTTGCATGGAAGTGTGGTGGTTTAGAAAAGCAAATTTATCACTTCAGTGTGGCATGTATCACAGCCACAACGAGAATTATATCTAAGACATGCCAAAGATTTCAACAATACAAGCAACTAGATCCAATTTGTCTAAAATTCTCTTTAGAAAACAAATTTCATgactgacaaaaaaaaaatcaaccgtCCAGAAACTCAGAGGTCTTTAATATTCATTCGATACCCGACCCACAGAAAAGAGCTAGAGATCAACCTTTAAGTTGTTATTGATAAGAAAATAAGCCAAAACATATATTGTCATGACTCATGAACACAATAGATCAAAAAAGTGAAATGCTTCATTTTTGACATTTCTTTCATATTATTATGCAGGTTTGAAGCTGACCTATATAGTAAACTGAATCATCATTAAATAACTTTGTTAATCGTCATGAATGTTCATGTTGTACAAGCAGCTTACCATTTAGAAAACGGACACGAACATCTCTCAGGTTCATCATCTGCATGTAAGACTCACCCTCACTGATATTATGAGGATGTATTTGACCTTCATCCAAGTTACTTAAGCATGTGATGTATCGCCTTACGGTGGGCCAATCAGCCGGCCCAAGTTCTTCATCATCTCCAAGATCACGAAAAGACTCCAAGGCCTTGTTCAACATTTCATACCTTGCATAGTTTAATATGCGAATCTGGCATTATAGGAAattacaagaattaaaaaataaattatagataatACAGGAACTAGAATCATTATAGTATAAATTATATAGTGCTAAATTTTAGCTACATTATATTTCACAAGAAATGTTCTTCTCCACTTTTTGTCTTATCAAATCTTCGTTGTCACCGGGAACATTTATGCTGCCCATTGGAATTGAGATTTCGAGGAAGTGTTTACAAAACCTTCTTTTGTCTGAAGAAATGATTCATCAAAATAATGAGTCACCCATTCCATTGATATGGACACAAATAGCTTGCCGTGGTAAGCAACAAAATGTGGATAGGAAGAATAGAAAAATGCTTCAAAAGAAAAGAGggtgaaaagagagagagagagagagagagagagagagagagagaagaaaagtgtCTTAGTCTAATTTCACAACAGCTATGCTATGTAATTAATTTAAGTGAACCAGTCACTGAATAAGGAAAATACAAAGTTGTCCAACAGGtactattataaaattattaactaATGGCACTCATTCTAATTTAGTCATCTAAAGATCCAAATTTATGTGACAAACTCTATTGATCATTCAAAAAAGAGCAAGTTTTGAATATGTGAAATTCCAATTAAttcttaataaataataattataacagATATAAATGTACAACCAACACCTTTGCCATTTCAGATCCAAAATAAAACCATCAACAATGAAAATCAATAAAGTTAAATAAGAGAAATATGAACCATGATATCGTTCTAAAGAAAGCATGGTCCTGCACAATAAATGATTATGACCAGTGAAATTAACAGAAGAAACCTAACCTTCTCTGTCGAGAGTTTATCCATGTCCAGCAGCTGCAGGAAGAACTGAACAGTTGATCCGTTCAAAATTAGTGTCAAGAAAACAGTCCCACCAGTAAAGAATAAAAACTGCATTAAACGAGCATCATCATATTTCAGGTTTCTCTGTTGGGAAAATTAATATGATagctttaacataaaacataccagGGTCCCTAATTCTCGTTTGAGAATTGATTTATCCAAGTTGTCACTGGCACGCTAAAGAATACGAAAATCAGAGGTAACTAAGTTAAATTTTGAAACAGAAGATCATCAATTTCAAATTAGCAAATATTAGTTTGCTTCATTTTATAAAAGGGTCTCTCATGGCACAACACTGCCACCAATGTAAGGTCTAGAAAGGCTTGATACGCGTCGTCATGACCCTACAAGTAAAGATATTGTTTCTAGGAAAAacctaaaacaaggaaacatcacAGGTACCAATGCGAATACCAGGACATGATGTCATTGTGGAGAAGTACAAAATAGCATGATACTTGAAACAACCATAGTGTGTACAAAATGATGCATCATGTGCACTTCCAAGAACCATGGAGAAAAGTGTTGAAATATAGAGACCATAGAAAATAAAGCATGGAGATCTAATTTAAAATTCTTCATCCACAATAAGACAAAGTATGAAACAATAAATTTGAACCGATACTTGTACAGGACAAATATTTAACAGCAAACAAACTAGATGTGACTGAGTTTACATGACAATAAGATCTTGCTTTCCAGCCTTCTAATTGATTGGAATTCATAAACAGTGTAGGTGCAAGAATCAAGGCAACCATGAAACATAAACAAATTGAGATTTAAAttacaatttaaaattttaacacaCCAGTAACATAACATTTAAATAAAATGGAACTTCTTTCCTCAAAATGAAGGAATTTTTGGACAATAATTTTACTGCAAATAGGACTTAGAAGCCACCAAAAAAACCCTACAAAATAAGTCAACAATCACAAGAAAATGGTGAAAAGGTTACACAACTAGTAATCTAGTTAAATCTAAAGATGGGTCAAATAAGATAAATCCTACATCGTTCACTTTCAGTTGAATGAAACTCACTTTGATTTCTAAAACCTGAAATGTTCTTGGTTTCTAACAAGCCGATGAAATAAATTCCAAAATCAAGTCAAGGGTAATGATCTGACTGAAGTAAACaattgttaacttgaaatttATTTAAACATGGAgccaaaatatattttagatgatCACCTAGGCTTTAGTATGTTGTCCTATGATAAagacaaaatatttatataatctaGTAACATTCTTTTGTTTTAAGATATATGAACCCTCCCCAAGTCAACTTTCACTTGTTAACATCAATTGCTTCTTAATTCTTATTATAAATAGACCCAGTGTTAGAGACAGTGTGCCTGTGCAATTTCTACTTTGAGGAACATCATatgcaaataaaagaaaacaattgTGAGGTTATCATCTCCACTGGTAAACTCTACTTCTGCTGTTGAAATCCTATTTAAGACCGTGATAACCATCCCATCTCAGTCCTACAAAAGAAAGGCTACAAGCCCATGGCTTTCATTTCCCACGAAAGGTAACTCGCAGTTTCCTACAAGACTACAACGATTTATTATTAAGTAGCTTATGCCTCAGATATACAAGAAAGTATATGTCAATCATGCAAATAGACGTCTTGTCATTCTAACATGAGCCTGTCCATCCTCAAAAAGATGAATGCAGATTTATGCATAACACATCTTGATGTCCAATTTGTTGCCAAATGAtgattgataaaattatgatcCAGAAAAATAAGTTTGAAAAGTAAGCCAAACTTATGTAACACAACTTTGGTTATAGCAAATGTATGAAAAGTGATCACACAGACTTCATTTTTAGTAGCTTCAAAAGCAAAATCAGCAGTCAATTGTTGTGTTTCTAAGAGGATAGACAACCATGTATCCAATAAATATAAGTGGAGAACACAAAGAGAAGACCACTTACTTTAACAGCGAGTGCCAGGGCTAAAGCAACCGTCCCTCGTAATCCTGACCAGACAAGAATAATTGCCTCTTTCCATGTAAGACCATACCCAAAGTACTGCAGCAGGGGAAATAAAGACCCAACAACTACGATCCGCGAGACTTGAAGATAAGCATAGAGCAAAATGACATAACCCCATGAAGTCCCTGGTCACAACAAAACATTCAGGGTCCAAAGTCCAATTTGACAGTAGTCTTTTGAAAATATCGCAGATATTTACTTTTCTTTTACTAAATAATAtgtattttttcttttacattttaACAACTCACTTCCTAGAAAAAAAAGCAAACTATATAAACTAAAATTTTCTTGAACTTCACCATGTTTGTCTAAGTGTTTGCCTTAACATGTTGTAAAGTAGATCGTCTAAATAAAGTGGCAGAAAAGATCTCCAGAAACTTCGTCAAAAGATTTCAGAGAACTTTTTGAAGTGTTCCCTATGGTAGAAGTTCAAACTGtctgttgttgaattataatcaaTTTGATCCTAAAAGAATTTTCATGGCAAAGACAAGCCATatataaattttcaataaacaATCTATCATAAACATAAGCTACACAGACATACCATGTCTTTCAAAGTGACTATCATTGTTGAGTACAGCTTCAGCAATAACCACTCCACTGAAGCAAAAGAATATAACAGTAAGAGCTTAATCATGGTGCACAGTCGATAAAAGAAATTACCACTTTACAAAAAGAAATCTTCTTAATAAACAGGGTGCCGTGGTGCATT encodes the following:
- the LOC135587791 gene encoding sodium/hydrogen exchanger 8-like — encoded protein: MAASAEVPAPYDAGKAEGEGPSPDDAVIFVGISLLLGIGSRHLLRGTRVPYTVALLILGIGLGSIEYGTSGGLGKLGAGIRLWANINPNLLLSVFLPALLFESSFSLEVHQIKRCMVQMLLLAGPGVVISTFFLGVAVKITFPYGWDWKTSLLLGGLLSATDPVAVVALLKELGASKKMNTIIEGESLMNDGTAIVVFQLFYQMVLGRSFNVGDIIKFLSQVALGAAAMGIAFGIVSVLWLGFIFNDTVIEITLTLAVSYIAFFTAQDAADVSGVLTVMTLGMFYAAFARTAFKGDGQRSLHHFWEMVAYIANTLIFILSGVVIAEAVLNNDSHFERHGTSWGYVILLYAYLQVSRIVVVGSLFPLLQYFGYGLTWKEAIILVWSGLRGTVALALALAVKRASDNLDKSILKRELGTLFLFFTGGTVFLTLILNGSTVQFFLQLLDMDKLSTEKIRILNYARYEMLNKALESFRDLGDDEELGPADWPTVRRYITCLSNLDEGQIHPHNISEGESYMQMMNLRDVRVRFLNGVQASYWGMLEEGRITQTTATLLMRSVDEAMDLVANDPLCDWKGLKSSVHFPYYYRFLQVSKFPRRLITYFTVERLESACYICAAFLRAHRIARGQLHDFLGESVIATAVINESNAEGEEARKFLEDVRVTFPQVLRVVKTRQVTYSILKHLNEYVQNLEQVGLLEEKEMFHLNDAVQTDLKKLLRNPPMVKMPKISELLSSHPLLGALPSAIREPLGSSTKETMTLHGVNLYREGSKPTGIWFISVGVVKWTSKNLRNKHSLHPTFSHGSTLGLYEVLTGKPYICNMVTDSVVHYFFIKSEKILSLLMSDPAIEDFLWQESAIVIAKILLPQIFEKMSMQELRGLIAERSSMNKYIRGEAVEIRPKSIGFLLEGFIKTQNDQEQLITSPAVLLSSQTDQSFIDLESSGVNSLSFCHTASRYQVETRARVIFFDIGVSEADGALQKRSASWILQSGEPQRTPSMEHIGLLSWPEHLYKATGHHQSPNESIKQSTSLSAKAMELSIYGSMVNVRCSHCRNIMTGSTSNHSHSLSYPRVPSRTTDARSLVSVQSEGSSLQSRLAPRRSGKSGSIAPLPIRDRNVRHAEDNSSDESGGEEVIVRIDSPSRLSFNQASGT